The Hydra vulgaris chromosome 11, alternate assembly HydraT2T_AEP genome contains a region encoding:
- the LOC136086744 gene encoding uncharacterized protein LOC136086744 — MIHIVVNSMVHRVGNMYPFTKTKSNLAKAIIIAFSKLHSGGKLGYENYYNPYTEYVVGNKKRKVTPHGHIEERLKTMRKHVGVHVQAPQKRVIVLAEEFHSSAPFLKEELSMIGELRFDDLGYERKLDYMEKTSCYRQKWIVNCRPTFEDLLKTFPPLKDLAIHVSTPMEVVIQSRTHKHPLVIALGTHCSVEQLFIVTECRAVPVNRCISYAVDILIKLYFLMNMEYAEQCSHILYFLQHTVLGYQDEMHLSRGASDLSLYLRQKLNKF, encoded by the exons ATGATCCACATTGTTGTTAACTCAATGGTCCATAGAGTTGGAAATAT gTATCCTTTCACAAAAACCAAATCTAATCTTGCAAAAGCTATTATCATTGCCTTTTCGAAGCTACATTCTGGTGGAAAACTTGGATAT GAAAACTATTATAACCCATATACAGAGTATGTTGTGGGTAATAAGAAAAGGAAGGTCACTCCTCATGGCCACATAGAAGAGAGACTGAAAACTATGCGAAAACATGTTGGTGTTCATGTACAAGCTCCTCAAAAGAGAGTTATTGTTTTAGCAGAAGAGTTCCACTCATCCg cGCCTTTCTTAAAAGAAGAACTAAGTATGATAGGAGAGTTGAGATTTGATGACTTAGGCTATGAAAGAAAGTTGGACTATATGGAAAAAACTTCATGCTATCGTCAAAAATGGATTGTGAATTGTAGGCCAACATTTGAAGATTTACTCAAAACATTTCCGCCACTAAAAGATCTAGCCATACAC GTATCAACTCCGATGGAAGTTGTGATTCAAAGTCGTACTCACAAGCATCCTTTAGTCATAGCTTTGGGTACTCATTGCAGTGTCGAACAATTATTTATTGTCACGGAGTGTCGAGCTGTTCCTGTCAACAGATGTATATCTTATGCTGTTGAcatattaattaaactttattttttaatgaacatgGAGTATGCGGAACAATGTAGCCACATATTGTACTTTTTGCAACATACCGTGTTAGGTTACCAAGATGAAATGCATCTATCGAGAGGAGCCAGTGACTTGTCACTTTACCTTAgacaaaaacttaataaattttaa